A window of Candidatus Izemoplasma sp. contains these coding sequences:
- a CDS encoding glycosyltransferase — protein MTEKRIAFLFVEAGYGHIMPMQAALEAMPNDIQELDIEERYFFHQTDALKNVEKSFIHAVKQHNKIKGVGTLQYTLLKFFPQKLALDFLFKRKYKKAYNDAIQQLIDLDADVIFHSHFSTLYYACEAKAKGLIKSKNIVYVPDPIVGLQWDRRADLFIVSDPLESKLHKSLPLKKIPFLLRKEVYQYTFSKVTYRDKLMIPKDKFTITLVDGAYGAGKLKKTIYALLDSDKPMTIIAVCGKNNTLYDELNDIKTKDNITLKVFGFTDKILLLNAASDLFIGKAGASTLQEAKALNVPAIINYCASPLEHWIKDLHVTNGNAIYIPYVSSIVTEVESYIDGNEKYLEMKKHCHMGSKNPHQELKQLILTHE, from the coding sequence ATGACAGAAAAACGTATCGCATTTCTTTTTGTTGAAGCAGGATATGGCCATATTATGCCTATGCAAGCAGCATTAGAAGCTATGCCAAATGACATTCAAGAACTTGATATTGAAGAGAGATACTTTTTTCATCAAACTGATGCACTAAAAAACGTAGAAAAATCTTTTATTCATGCTGTCAAGCAACACAATAAAATCAAAGGTGTAGGAACTTTGCAATATACATTGTTAAAATTCTTTCCACAAAAATTAGCGCTTGATTTTCTCTTTAAAAGAAAATATAAAAAGGCGTATAATGATGCAATCCAACAGTTAATTGATCTTGATGCAGATGTCATATTCCATAGTCATTTTTCAACTTTATATTATGCATGTGAGGCAAAAGCAAAAGGTCTAATTAAATCTAAAAATATTGTGTATGTACCAGATCCCATAGTTGGTTTGCAATGGGATAGACGAGCTGATTTATTTATCGTAAGTGATCCTTTAGAAAGTAAACTTCATAAAAGTTTACCGCTTAAAAAAATCCCCTTCTTATTACGTAAAGAGGTATATCAATACACCTTTAGTAAGGTAACTTATCGAGACAAATTAATGATTCCAAAGGACAAATTTACAATTACGTTGGTTGATGGGGCTTATGGTGCTGGCAAACTGAAAAAAACTATCTATGCTTTATTGGACAGTGACAAGCCAATGACAATTATCGCTGTTTGCGGGAAAAATAACACCTTATATGATGAACTTAATGATATTAAAACAAAAGATAATATAACCTTAAAAGTTTTTGGCTTCACAGATAAAATATTGCTTTTAAACGCAGCAAGTGATTTATTTATTGGTAAGGCAGGAGCGAGCACATTGCAGGAAGCAAAAGCATTGAATGTTCCAGCAATCATAAATTATTGTGCATCGCCTTTAGAACATTGGATAAAAGATTTACATGTAACAAATGGGAATGCTATTTACATTCCTTATGTATCATCAATAGTTACTGAAGTTGAATCATATATTGATGGTAATGAAAAGTATTTAGAAATGAAGAAACATTGTCACATGGGATCTAAAAATCCACATCAAGAATTAAAACAATTAATATTAACACATGAATGA